One Serpentinicella alkaliphila DNA segment encodes these proteins:
- a CDS encoding LTA synthase family protein gives MLRINIFNPIEKRFDKKSIISILALFFLSLILTFSIEFVHRLNIVDISLIATLSETFEWAATNNIHFLFNFFIVFSIMSLFSSLIGCVYVGFSLSGMLLIFLTIVNNYKILFRGDPLFPWDLMLKNESSNMLQYVTNRSDIIRLVIIFGSLIVFALLRFILPKLSFKIKYRAALFLLATLLIYSFVLKHSFLGIRIYRLNHIANRKWEQEQSYLENGFVLAFSLNVKDSIISAHRNYNKEYIKKIADNEIVNFDIPVNKTLKEQPNLIIIMNEAFWDPTVLENVKFSKDPIPFFRQLHQESTSGWLKSPEFGGGTSNIEFEVMTGNSMLFLPSGAMAFQQYLGQPVMSLASILRNEGYKSIGIHSYYGWFWNRIESYKNLGFDKFISLEYFTDLKYQGWHISDEIVTDMIIDKLEENEDPLFIYAVTMQNHGPYNSERYDRNTIQVEGELSDESKLILETFTQGLVDADKSLEKLINHLEISEEPTIVVFYGDHLPMLGQKYSVYTESGYVEHSDASTWSYEEALKMREVPVVIWSNYNRTREDIGTINTSFLGPYLLKYMNKDMPEYFKYLLRLSSTTPVLDRNYAKTPSGDVIGSENELFIRNLHNYEILQYDQLFGKNYLDKENEDRWILTYNPDYNKDINDIKITNVVLERNRVIIKGDKFVPSVYITVNGRNTTFKYKNPNTLELNLQELNLNTNGENKIQVGLMNSKGIILTKSNEYIIN, from the coding sequence ATGCTGAGAATAAATATTTTTAATCCAATAGAGAAAAGATTTGATAAAAAAAGTATAATCTCAATTTTAGCTTTATTTTTTCTATCATTAATTCTTACTTTTAGTATTGAGTTTGTTCATAGGCTAAATATTGTTGATATTTCACTTATTGCAACTTTAAGTGAAACTTTTGAGTGGGCAGCAACAAATAATATTCATTTTTTATTTAATTTTTTTATTGTTTTCTCAATTATGAGTCTTTTTTCCTCATTAATTGGATGTGTATATGTTGGGTTTTCTCTCAGTGGGATGCTCCTTATATTTTTAACAATTGTAAATAATTATAAAATTTTGTTTAGAGGAGACCCTTTATTCCCTTGGGACCTAATGCTTAAAAATGAAAGTTCAAATATGCTACAGTATGTTACAAATAGGTCTGATATTATTAGATTAGTTATTATATTTGGATCTTTAATCGTATTTGCCCTTTTAAGATTTATCCTCCCTAAGCTTTCTTTTAAGATAAAATATAGAGCCGCTCTTTTCCTATTAGCAACATTGCTTATTTACTCCTTTGTGCTTAAGCATAGTTTTTTAGGAATTAGAATTTACAGGCTGAATCACATAGCCAACAGAAAGTGGGAACAGGAACAAAGCTATTTGGAAAATGGATTCGTACTAGCATTCTCTCTAAATGTAAAGGATTCAATTATTAGTGCACATAGAAATTACAATAAAGAATATATTAAAAAAATTGCAGATAATGAAATAGTAAATTTTGATATTCCAGTAAATAAAACATTAAAAGAACAACCAAATCTTATAATTATAATGAATGAAGCATTTTGGGACCCAACAGTTTTAGAAAATGTCAAGTTTAGTAAAGATCCGATACCATTTTTTAGACAACTTCATCAAGAGTCCACCTCTGGTTGGTTAAAGTCACCTGAATTTGGTGGTGGTACTTCTAATATTGAATTTGAAGTAATGACAGGTAATTCTATGTTGTTTCTTCCATCGGGAGCTATGGCTTTTCAGCAATATTTAGGACAACCAGTAATGTCTTTAGCAAGTATATTAAGAAATGAAGGCTATAAAAGTATTGGTATTCACTCATACTACGGTTGGTTTTGGAATAGAATAGAGTCCTATAAAAACCTAGGATTTGATAAATTTATTAGTTTAGAATATTTCACAGATTTAAAATACCAAGGATGGCATATTTCTGATGAAATTGTAACAGATATGATTATAGACAAATTAGAAGAAAATGAAGATCCCCTATTCATTTATGCAGTTACTATGCAAAACCATGGTCCATATAATAGTGAACGCTATGATAGAAATACTATCCAAGTTGAAGGTGAATTATCAGATGAGTCTAAACTTATATTAGAAACTTTCACCCAGGGCTTAGTTGACGCTGATAAATCTTTAGAAAAATTAATTAATCATTTAGAAATCTCTGAAGAGCCAACTATTGTAGTATTCTATGGAGATCATTTGCCAATGCTAGGACAAAAATATTCAGTTTACACAGAATCAGGTTATGTAGAACATAGCGATGCATCTACATGGTCTTATGAGGAAGCTCTTAAAATGAGAGAGGTACCCGTAGTTATATGGTCAAACTACAACAGAACTAGAGAAGATATCGGTACTATTAATACCTCATTCCTTGGACCCTATTTATTGAAGTATATGAATAAAGATATGCCTGAGTACTTTAAATATCTGTTAAGACTCTCTAGCACAACTCCAGTTTTAGATAGGAATTATGCTAAAACACCTTCCGGTGATGTAATCGGGTCCGAGAATGAATTATTTATAAGAAACCTTCACAATTATGAGATACTTCAATATGACCAGCTATTTGGTAAGAATTATTTGGATAAAGAGAATGAAGATAGATGGATTCTTACTTATAATCCTGATTATAATAAAGATATAAATGATATAAAAATTACAAATGTAGTTTTAGAAAGAAATAGGGTAATTATTAAAGGGGATAAATTTGTTCCTAGTGTTTATATCACTGTTAATGGAAGGAATACTACGTTTAAATATAAAAACCCTAATACTCTTGAACTAAATCTACAAGAACTTAATCTTAATACTAATGGTGAAAATAAAATTCAAGTTGGCCTTATGAACAGCAAGGGTATTATTCTAACAAAATCAAATGAATATATAATTAATTAA
- a CDS encoding L,D-transpeptidase family protein, translating into MGRFFKILLILFHIGLFISFGLQHVTKLTFSRNNILEGELLGEYVEYNQWEVKMIKDNPEYENIKILIDISENRLYLLDGNVLLKSYTVATGKPETPTPIGSWKVVNKNGMGGGFGTRWMGLNVPWGQFGIHGTNKPTSIGHNASAGCIRMRNKDVEDLYKYVKHGTPVAIIRGYMGPFGYGIRTIKPGDFGSDVMEVQKRMRALGYYDTDYLDGKYGPLMEMSLYAFQKDNGLPKSVFIDLKTYEALGIIFMD; encoded by the coding sequence ATGGGTAGGTTTTTTAAGATACTCTTAATTTTATTTCATATAGGATTATTTATTTCTTTTGGACTACAACATGTTACTAAACTAACATTCAGTAGAAATAATATACTTGAAGGTGAACTTTTAGGAGAATATGTTGAATATAACCAATGGGAAGTCAAAATGATCAAGGATAATCCTGAATATGAGAATATAAAAATACTAATTGACATCTCTGAAAACAGACTGTATCTATTAGATGGAAATGTATTATTAAAAAGCTATACAGTTGCAACTGGTAAACCTGAAACTCCAACACCTATCGGATCATGGAAAGTAGTCAATAAAAATGGTATGGGTGGGGGGTTTGGTACTAGATGGATGGGTCTTAATGTGCCCTGGGGACAGTTTGGAATCCATGGTACTAATAAGCCAACAAGTATAGGTCATAATGCATCCGCAGGCTGCATTAGAATGAGGAACAAAGATGTGGAGGATTTATATAAATACGTTAAGCATGGTACACCAGTAGCAATTATTAGAGGTTATATGGGCCCTTTTGGCTATGGTATAAGAACAATAAAACCAGGGGATTTTGGATCAGATGTAATGGAAGTTCAGAAAAGGATGAGAGCTTTAGGGTATTATGATACTGACTATTTAGATGGAAAGTATGGTCCGTTGATGGAAATGTCTTTGTATGCATTCCAAAAAGATAATGGGCTACCGAAGAGTGTTTTTATTGATTTGAAAACATATGAGGCTTTAGGAATAATATTTATGGATTAA
- a CDS encoding NAD(P)/FAD-dependent oxidoreductase encodes MQLVSGSMLWSNINKVPCMYPYLKEDINCEVLVLGGGITGAITAYYFTEAGINTTLVEKNIIGYSSTRASTAILQYEIDIDLVGLSAMIGESEAVKAFKITEKGLDDMQNIINNLEDNCDFTLKECLYYTDNPSDVNYLNKEFKFRKENGFKVEFLDKKQAKELFSFPIEGGIFSKSGGGYIDPYRLTHALISKSIYRGLNAYENTEITSIYPNNDYVILETSNNFVIKAKKVIIATGYDAREYFDKKVVDLYRTFTIVTKPVKDFTGWHNTCLIRDNKNPYTYLRITGDNRIIIGGEDEKIGKENSKMSNLIKKDPLCQMKYDILENKLRTCFPNIKDIEIEYKFNGIFGITKDGLPNIGEYNLMPNCYFSLNYGSNGILYSIIGGQLLRDLYLGNRREELNLFRLDR; translated from the coding sequence ATGCAGTTAGTTTCAGGATCTATGTTATGGTCAAATATTAATAAAGTTCCTTGTATGTATCCTTACTTGAAGGAAGATATAAATTGTGAGGTTTTAGTATTAGGTGGAGGAATCACTGGTGCAATAACGGCTTATTACTTTACAGAAGCGGGTATTAACACTACTTTGGTAGAAAAAAATATAATAGGATATAGTAGTACTAGAGCATCCACCGCTATTTTACAATATGAAATTGATATAGACCTAGTTGGTTTATCTGCCATGATTGGAGAAAGTGAAGCCGTTAAAGCTTTTAAGATTACTGAAAAAGGATTAGATGATATGCAAAATATCATAAATAATCTAGAAGATAATTGTGATTTTACATTAAAAGAGTGTTTATATTATACTGATAATCCATCGGATGTTAATTATCTAAATAAGGAATTTAAATTTAGGAAGGAAAATGGATTCAAAGTTGAGTTTCTAGATAAAAAGCAAGCAAAAGAACTTTTTTCATTTCCCATTGAAGGTGGGATATTCTCTAAAAGTGGAGGGGGCTATATAGACCCCTATAGACTTACCCATGCCCTTATATCTAAATCAATATATAGAGGCCTTAATGCTTATGAGAATACAGAAATAACAAGTATATATCCAAATAATGATTATGTAATTTTGGAGACTAGTAACAATTTTGTTATAAAAGCAAAAAAAGTTATTATTGCAACTGGATATGACGCAAGAGAATATTTTGATAAAAAAGTGGTTGATCTGTATAGAACCTTTACTATTGTCACTAAGCCTGTTAAAGACTTTACTGGTTGGCATAACACATGCCTAATAAGAGACAATAAAAATCCCTATACATACTTGAGAATTACGGGAGACAATAGAATTATTATTGGTGGAGAAGATGAGAAAATAGGAAAGGAAAATAGTAAAATGTCAAATTTAATTAAAAAAGATCCTCTATGCCAAATGAAATATGACATTTTAGAAAATAAACTAAGAACATGTTTTCCAAATATTAAAGATATTGAAATTGAATATAAATTTAATGGAATATTTGGAATTACAAAAGATGGACTACCAAATATTGGAGAATATAATTTAATGCCAAACTGTTACTTTTCTTTAAACTATGGTTCCAATGGAATATTATATTCAATTATCGGTGGACAACTTCTAAGAGATTTGTATTTAGGAAATAGAAGAGAGGAGTTAAATTTGTTTAGATTGGATCGATAA
- a CDS encoding phage holin family protein — protein sequence MSEERNPNRTQDSPSWGKLILRFFISAIVIGVAAFITPGFRIDGLWGVFLAALAISVINYLIERVFNFDASPFGRGIAGFVVAAIVIYVSQFFIAAMSVTLLGAIIGAIVIGIIDMVIPGKTI from the coding sequence ATGTCAGAAGAAAGAAATCCTAACAGAACCCAGGACTCCCCAAGCTGGGGTAAGTTAATTTTAAGGTTTTTTATTTCTGCTATCGTTATAGGTGTTGCTGCATTTATTACTCCAGGTTTTAGAATTGATGGATTATGGGGAGTATTTCTAGCTGCTTTAGCAATATCAGTTATTAATTATCTAATTGAAAGAGTTTTTAATTTTGATGCATCTCCTTTTGGTAGAGGGATAGCAGGTTTCGTCGTAGCTGCAATTGTAATTTACGTTAGTCAGTTCTTTATAGCTGCTATGAGTGTTACACTTTTAGGTGCAATTATAGGTGCCATTGTTATAGGTATTATAGATATGGTTATACCAGGAAAAACAATCTAG
- the cwlD gene encoding N-acetylmuramoyl-L-alanine amidase CwlD, whose product MKLIVIRKRRVISIVPIILCITLIVCVAKYYVYKKTVATLLPGTTKVIVIDAGHGGVDPGAIGRNLGVLEKDVNLAIAKYLKEYLEQSGSIVIMTRKSDKGLYSLGGTLRQKKNEDLRNRKAIVKNSNANIFITIHLNSFPQSQYYGAQTFYPKDNPTGKILAEKIQGSLIEILDNNNSRVALSKEGIYLIKGLDIPTALIECGFLSNPKEEKLLNSTQYQKKVAWAIYVGIQKYFEDNP is encoded by the coding sequence TTGAAATTAATAGTAATTAGGAAGAGGCGGGTTATTAGCATTGTGCCTATTATACTATGCATAACACTTATAGTATGTGTTGCAAAATACTATGTATATAAAAAAACAGTTGCAACCCTATTACCAGGCACAACAAAGGTTATTGTTATTGATGCAGGGCATGGTGGAGTAGATCCTGGTGCTATTGGAAGAAACTTGGGTGTTCTCGAAAAAGATGTTAATTTAGCTATAGCTAAATATTTAAAGGAGTATCTAGAACAAAGTGGCTCTATAGTTATTATGACAAGAAAAAGTGATAAGGGGCTATATTCTCTAGGTGGAACCTTAAGACAGAAAAAAAACGAGGATTTAAGAAATAGAAAGGCGATTGTTAAAAATAGTAATGCTAATATCTTTATTACTATACACTTAAATAGTTTTCCTCAGTCTCAATATTATGGCGCTCAGACCTTTTATCCTAAAGATAACCCAACGGGTAAAATACTTGCGGAGAAGATACAGGGATCATTAATTGAGATACTCGATAATAATAATAGTAGAGTTGCACTATCAAAAGAAGGAATATATTTAATAAAAGGGCTAGATATTCCTACCGCTTTAATTGAATGCGGTTTTCTATCCAACCCAAAAGAAGAAAAACTATTAAATTCAACTCAATATCAGAAAAAAGTTGCATGGGCTATTTACGTGGGTATTCAAAAATACTTTGAAGATAACCCATAG
- a CDS encoding divergent polysaccharide deacetylase family protein: MRGKSFIFLFKRRKIILAFILIAIILILLTLKVYENSNNVLATWKRNHTLKEILFNEYNVKGRISIIIDDFGNHGDGTSEMLRNIKRPLTCAIMPFMPYTKEEAELAHELGHEVIIHIPMEPHKGNPEWLGAKAITTLLSTDEIKHIIREAIEDVPYAVGVNNHMGSKATEDKRVIQAIMEVLKEKDMFIVDSKTSQKSVIREIAEEYGVKVYERDVFLDNSKDIYNIKKQIKKLELVAEENKIAIGIGHVGPEGGKVTAKAIQEMIPEIESLGLIIVPISLLNEY, encoded by the coding sequence ATGAGAGGAAAATCATTTATTTTTTTATTTAAAAGGAGAAAAATAATTTTGGCATTTATCCTTATTGCAATAATTTTAATTTTATTGACATTAAAAGTATATGAAAATAGTAATAATGTTTTAGCAACTTGGAAAAGAAATCATACTTTAAAGGAAATACTATTTAATGAGTACAATGTTAAAGGCAGAATTTCAATAATTATCGATGATTTTGGGAATCATGGGGATGGAACTAGTGAAATGTTAAGAAATATAAAGAGGCCATTAACTTGTGCAATTATGCCTTTTATGCCCTACACAAAAGAAGAGGCAGAACTTGCTCATGAATTAGGACACGAGGTAATAATACATATACCGATGGAGCCACACAAAGGTAATCCTGAATGGTTAGGGGCAAAGGCAATTACTACTCTGCTCTCAACAGATGAAATTAAGCATATAATAAGAGAGGCTATTGAAGATGTTCCTTATGCTGTTGGAGTTAATAATCATATGGGTTCAAAGGCTACGGAGGATAAGCGTGTAATACAGGCTATTATGGAAGTTTTAAAAGAAAAGGATATGTTTATTGTAGATAGTAAAACCAGTCAAAAATCAGTTATACGTGAAATTGCTGAAGAATATGGTGTTAAAGTTTATGAAAGAGATGTGTTTCTGGATAATAGCAAAGATATATATAATATAAAAAAACAAATAAAGAAATTAGAATTGGTAGCAGAGGAAAACAAAATTGCTATCGGTATAGGTCATGTAGGTCCTGAAGGTGGAAAGGTTACTGCTAAAGCCATACAAGAGATGATACCTGAAATAGAGTCATTAGGTTTAATCATAGTTCCGATATCATTGCTTAATGAATACTAA
- a CDS encoding transposase, with amino-acid sequence MEDKKTLLEFEAAKYERDVALDGYYALVTSELEMPDEEIIERYRGLWKIEESFKVLKSDL; translated from the coding sequence GTGGAAGATAAAAAAACGCTCTTAGAGTTTGAAGCTGCTAAGTATGAAAGAGATGTGGCCTTAGATGGGTATTATGCTCTTGTTACCAGTGAGCTTGAAATGCCTGATGAAGAAATAATTGAAAGGTATAGAGGTCTTTGGAAGATAGAAGAATCTTTTAAAGTTTTAAAGTCAGATTTATAA
- a CDS encoding MBL fold metallo-hydrolase: MLIETFIVGMYETNCYIVYDEKTLEACIIDPGDEAKRLAKFIDSKNLILNSIILTHYHYDHIGAVEELQRKYGSQIYCHKKEVEGLNDSQINGSIIGKKKVIEVTGDKLLSDGNVIRVGEIDLEVIHTPGHTPGGICLRVKNKNIIFTGDTIFSDDLGRTDLIGGSEEVLKKTITNKVSKWPDNIIIYPGHGDICSMREVRGRKIQYLTSKVK; the protein is encoded by the coding sequence ATGTTAATTGAAACATTTATAGTAGGGATGTATGAAACCAACTGTTACATCGTATATGATGAGAAAACTTTAGAGGCATGTATAATAGACCCTGGAGATGAGGCTAAAAGATTAGCTAAGTTTATAGATAGTAAAAATCTAATACTAAATAGTATAATTCTAACACACTATCATTATGATCATATAGGAGCTGTAGAGGAACTTCAAAGGAAATATGGCAGTCAAATTTATTGTCATAAAAAAGAAGTTGAGGGTTTAAATGATTCACAAATTAATGGATCTATTATTGGCAAGAAAAAAGTAATAGAGGTAACCGGGGATAAGCTATTATCAGACGGAAATGTAATAAGGGTAGGAGAAATAGATTTAGAGGTAATACATACACCAGGGCATACTCCTGGGGGAATATGTTTAAGAGTTAAGAATAAGAATATTATTTTCACCGGTGATACAATCTTTAGTGATGATTTAGGTAGAACAGATCTTATAGGTGGTAGTGAGGAGGTTTTAAAGAAAACAATTACAAATAAAGTTTCTAAGTGGCCTGATAATATAATAATTTATCCTGGTCATGGAGACATTTGTTCAATGAGAGAGGTAAGAGGAAGGAAGATACAGTATCTTACATCAAAGGTCAAGTAA
- the asnB gene encoding asparagine synthase (glutamine-hydrolyzing) gives MCGIVGWVNLEDNIGSKKLIIENMTNTLIKRGPDSFGYFTNNNILFGHRRLVVVDPEGGLQPMTRYLGESAYTIIYNGELYNTEDIREKLIIRGHSFKSYSDTEVLLTSYMEWGIDCVDHLNGIYAFAIWDEKRRRLFMARDRLGVKPLFYIKKGNDFIFASEIKALLTHPDIETNVDEEGLLEVFGLGPARTPGNGVFKDIKEVEPGYWLIYDKQGMKIQRYWQLESKEHKENFAQTTDRLREILVNAIERQLVSDVPVCTFLSGGLDSSAITAIVANKLKRDGKGVLDTYSVDYVDNERYFKPSEFQPNDDRSYIKLMNDAVGSNHRNIVLNMEDLVKALEDSVKSSDLPGMADVDSSLYLFCKEVRKNATVALSGECADEIFGGYPWFKKPEYLMSYTFPWSQSTVERQSILSKEFSKIPVLDYVTEKYEQTLREVPRLDGESFEQNRRREMFYLNMKWFMITLLNRKDRMSMANSLEVRVPFADHDLVEYAWNIPWEMKYFNGQEKGILRKALEGILPEKVVKRKKSPYPKTHNPIYTEGVQKWMREILADKGSPILQLIDIQKVTDIVDSAGKSFGKPWYGQLMTGPQLIAYLIQINIWLKEYKVNIV, from the coding sequence ATGTGCGGGATAGTAGGATGGGTAAACTTAGAAGATAATATAGGTAGCAAAAAACTAATAATTGAAAATATGACTAATACACTAATTAAAAGGGGGCCAGATAGCTTTGGATATTTTACAAATAACAATATTTTATTTGGCCATAGAAGACTGGTTGTAGTCGACCCAGAAGGAGGACTACAGCCAATGACAAGGTATTTAGGTGAGAGTGCTTATACTATAATATATAATGGTGAGCTATACAATACAGAAGATATTAGGGAAAAACTAATTATTAGAGGCCATTCATTTAAGTCCTATTCTGATACAGAGGTACTATTGACGTCGTATATGGAGTGGGGTATTGATTGTGTAGACCATTTAAATGGTATCTATGCCTTTGCTATTTGGGATGAAAAAAGAAGAAGATTATTTATGGCAAGAGACAGATTAGGGGTAAAACCTCTCTTTTATATTAAAAAGGGAAATGATTTTATTTTTGCTTCAGAAATTAAAGCATTATTGACACATCCGGATATAGAGACAAATGTAGACGAGGAAGGGTTATTAGAAGTCTTCGGATTAGGTCCAGCAAGAACTCCAGGAAATGGTGTATTTAAAGATATAAAAGAAGTTGAACCAGGGTATTGGTTAATATATGACAAACAAGGCATGAAAATTCAAAGGTATTGGCAATTGGAAAGTAAAGAACATAAGGAAAACTTTGCCCAAACAACTGATAGATTGAGAGAAATTTTAGTAAATGCAATAGAAAGACAGTTAGTGTCCGATGTACCAGTTTGTACATTTCTATCCGGTGGATTAGATTCAAGTGCCATAACAGCAATAGTAGCTAATAAACTAAAGAGAGATGGGAAAGGGGTATTAGACACGTACTCTGTTGATTATGTTGATAATGAGAGATATTTTAAACCCAGTGAGTTCCAGCCCAACGATGACCGCTCTTATATAAAATTAATGAATGACGCAGTAGGATCAAATCATCGTAACATTGTTCTTAATATGGAGGATTTAGTTAAAGCCTTAGAGGACTCGGTTAAATCCAGTGATTTACCTGGTATGGCTGATGTAGATTCCTCATTATATCTATTCTGCAAGGAAGTACGTAAAAATGCAACAGTAGCCCTTTCAGGAGAGTGTGCTGATGAGATTTTTGGCGGGTATCCTTGGTTTAAAAAACCTGAGTATTTAATGAGTTATACATTCCCATGGTCCCAATCAACTGTTGAAAGGCAATCTATATTGTCTAAGGAATTCAGTAAAATACCTGTACTAGACTATGTTACTGAGAAGTATGAGCAGACCTTAAGAGAAGTTCCTAGACTTGATGGTGAGAGCTTTGAACAAAATAGACGTAGAGAAATGTTTTATTTAAATATGAAATGGTTCATGATAACTTTACTTAATAGAAAAGATAGGATGAGTATGGCTAACAGCTTAGAAGTGAGAGTCCCATTCGCTGATCATGATTTAGTTGAGTATGCATGGAATATACCTTGGGAGATGAAATATTTTAATGGTCAGGAAAAAGGAATTCTTAGAAAGGCCTTAGAAGGTATACTGCCAGAGAAGGTTGTAAAGAGAAAGAAGAGCCCTTATCCCAAAACCCACAATCCTATATATACTGAGGGGGTACAAAAGTGGATGAGAGAGATATTAGCAGACAAAGGTTCACCTATTCTACAGCTGATTGACATACAGAAAGTAACGGATATTGTAGATAGTGCTGGTAAATCATTTGGAAAACCATGGTATGGTCAATTAATGACGGGTCCACAGTTAATAGCGTATTTAATACAGATTAACATTTGGTTAAAAGAGTATAAAGTAAATATTGTTTAA
- a CDS encoding LCP family protein, with translation MKRWKLWTSVVLGVVMLLVLGGSYNLYRNYKSMLKNISVMEEENGQIEDQKKDVIEPFAMLTYGISARKHLNDPGHSDTMMLALVDPQEVKITLISIPRDAYVEIPGYRTDKINSTYPRGGPKLMISTIENWLDVDVHAYTSINFQGFIDLIDLVGGIDVNVPRRMVYSDPYDGTRVRLEPGEQILDGKNALDFVRFRKSNDGRHDSDYARMERQQEALKALSNKITSIRSIPRILNMMNILSDNVETSLTPKELEQLIRIFITFRPESLETHSIIGGGHYINNGWYEIVTEEEVERINTIINDFFSKSNDI, from the coding sequence ATGAAAAGGTGGAAATTATGGACTAGTGTTGTACTAGGTGTCGTAATGCTTTTAGTATTAGGTGGAAGTTACAATTTATATAGAAATTATAAGAGCATGTTAAAAAACATTTCTGTTATGGAAGAGGAAAATGGGCAGATAGAAGATCAAAAGAAGGATGTAATAGAGCCTTTTGCAATGTTAACCTATGGCATTAGTGCTAGAAAGCATTTAAACGACCCGGGCCATTCTGACACAATGATGTTAGCATTAGTAGATCCTCAAGAAGTAAAAATAACTCTTATATCAATTCCTAGAGATGCTTATGTAGAGATTCCTGGTTATAGGACGGACAAAATTAACTCTACGTACCCTAGAGGTGGGCCTAAATTAATGATTAGCACAATTGAAAATTGGCTAGATGTTGATGTGCATGCTTATACATCAATTAATTTTCAGGGATTTATTGACTTAATCGACTTAGTAGGGGGTATTGATGTAAATGTACCTCGAAGAATGGTTTACAGTGACCCATATGATGGAACAAGGGTAAGGCTTGAACCTGGTGAACAAATTTTAGATGGTAAAAATGCTCTAGATTTTGTAAGGTTTAGAAAAAGTAATGATGGAAGACATGATAGTGACTATGCCCGTATGGAAAGACAACAAGAGGCGTTAAAAGCTCTATCTAATAAAATAACTTCTATACGTTCCATACCTCGTATATTAAATATGATGAACATATTAAGTGATAATGTTGAAACATCATTAACACCTAAAGAATTAGAGCAATTAATAAGAATATTTATAACTTTTAGGCCAGAAAGTCTAGAGACTCATTCAATAATTGGTGGAGGACACTATATTAATAATGGCTGGTATGAAATTGTTACAGAAGAAGAAGTTGAACGTATTAATACAATAATTAACGACTTTTTTAGCAAGAGTAATGATATTTAA
- a CDS encoding nitroreductase family protein: MNNIIDIIGKRTSLRNYADKTITDEHLDIIIESAMRAPTAGNMMPYSIIIIRDNKTKEILSHTCDEQPFIAKAPVVLLFIADYQKWMDYYVLNKVEEFCVENGREFTRPSEASLFLATEDALIAAQNAVIAAESIGIGSCYIGDIMEHYEKHRDIFDLPEFAFPVGMLCLGYYPEGYSLPPRERFNKKYIVFNEKYQRVAEEDIKDMFKHLDNKFVDTNKYNAKNYAQMHYSFKTNADFSKEMDRSIREVIRIWNGKNMTSI, encoded by the coding sequence TTGAACAATATAATAGATATTATAGGAAAAAGGACGTCTCTTAGGAACTATGCAGATAAAACTATAACAGATGAACATCTTGATATAATTATTGAAAGTGCTATGAGAGCTCCTACAGCAGGAAACATGATGCCATACTCTATAATTATTATTAGGGATAACAAAACAAAGGAAATACTAAGTCATACATGTGATGAACAGCCATTTATAGCAAAGGCTCCGGTTGTTCTTTTATTTATTGCAGATTATCAAAAATGGATGGACTATTATGTATTAAATAAGGTCGAAGAATTTTGCGTTGAAAATGGTAGGGAGTTTACTAGACCATCAGAAGCTAGCTTGTTCTTAGCTACTGAAGATGCATTAATTGCTGCTCAAAATGCAGTTATTGCAGCAGAGTCTATAGGGATTGGCTCATGTTATATAGGAGATATAATGGAGCATTATGAAAAACATAGGGATATATTCGATTTGCCCGAGTTTGCTTTTCCTGTAGGAATGCTTTGTCTAGGGTATTACCCAGAGGGATACAGCCTGCCACCAAGAGAAAGGTTTAATAAAAAATATATTGTCTTTAATGAAAAGTATCAGAGAGTTGCAGAAGAAGATATTAAAGATATGTTTAAGCATTTAGATAATAAATTTGTTGATACAAATAAATATAATGCAAAAAATTATGCTCAAATGCATTACTCGTTTAAAACAAATGCTGATTTTTCAAAGGAAATGGATAGATCTATAAGGGAAGTAATAAGAATATGGAATGGTAAAAATATGACAAGTATATAG